Proteins encoded by one window of Candidatus Obscuribacterales bacterium:
- a CDS encoding Stp1/IreP family PP2C-type Ser/Thr phosphatase, whose translation MLKWRAAAITNAGCQRERNEDNYYVSPDTRVFVVADGMGGAVGGARASQLAVEAIQELWNEKPPHENDLQAISNWLEEAVARANHAVFQAGKKDASVHGMGTTVVVGVQSTDDHLQIAHVGDSRAYLMRNSKPKLLTTDHSVVQEMVRAGRLTEEQARINPYKNLITRCLGHEPEVEVDQTPVDLRPSDWILLCTDGLSTVLRDEQISAAIEKDADPQEVCDQLVKLTLDGGAPDNVTVVAIQYMDKNSSGK comes from the coding sequence ATGTTGAAATGGCGAGCTGCCGCTATTACTAATGCTGGTTGCCAGCGTGAACGCAACGAAGACAACTACTACGTGAGCCCCGACACGAGGGTATTCGTTGTTGCCGACGGAATGGGCGGAGCCGTAGGCGGCGCCAGAGCGTCTCAACTTGCCGTTGAAGCCATCCAAGAACTTTGGAACGAAAAACCCCCGCACGAGAACGATTTACAAGCTATCTCCAACTGGCTCGAAGAAGCCGTGGCCCGCGCCAATCATGCAGTTTTCCAAGCCGGCAAGAAAGACGCGTCTGTGCACGGTATGGGCACTACTGTGGTCGTGGGTGTGCAGTCGACAGACGATCACCTGCAAATCGCCCACGTAGGCGACTCACGCGCGTATCTCATGCGCAATAGCAAGCCGAAGCTGTTGACGACCGATCACTCGGTTGTACAAGAAATGGTACGTGCCGGTCGCTTAACCGAAGAACAAGCCCGCATCAATCCTTACAAAAATCTCATAACTCGCTGTTTGGGTCATGAACCGGAAGTAGAAGTTGACCAAACGCCAGTAGATCTGCGTCCGTCTGACTGGATTTTGCTCTGCACTGATGGTCTTTCTACCGTTTTGCGTGACGAACAGATTTCTGCCGCAATTGAAAAAGATGCTGATCCCCAAGAAGTTTGCGATCAGCTAGTGAAACTAACATTGGACGGCGGCGCTCCTGATAACGTTACTGTAGTTGCTATTCAATACATGGATAAGAACTCCAGCGGCAAATAA
- a CDS encoding FHA domain-containing protein, with protein sequence MTHQKTIPLGGAQLVNKATSESFVLERSVLKIGRDEGNDLALPDDTYVSRHHAWVLHMRGSWWVEDLGSTNGTTLNGKSLEERKQLAPGDAIKIGRTELFFELSQGSDV encoded by the coding sequence ATGACGCACCAGAAGACAATCCCCTTAGGCGGCGCGCAACTGGTAAACAAGGCTACCAGTGAAAGTTTCGTGCTTGAAAGATCTGTTCTAAAAATAGGTAGAGACGAAGGTAACGATCTGGCCTTGCCTGACGATACTTATGTGTCGCGTCACCATGCATGGGTACTCCATATGCGTGGCAGCTGGTGGGTAGAAGACTTGGGCTCAACCAATGGTACGACCCTAAACGGAAAATCGCTGGAAGAGCGCAAGCAATTAGCTCCAGGTGATGCGATAAAGATTGGACGAACTGAATTGTTTTTTGAGTTGAGTCAGGGATCCGATGTATAG
- a CDS encoding protein kinase — protein MYSSLPTLSHVRQLGTGPYSKVFLAKDESGKNQFALKYLTVENFPEDMQALIAHHFEQRIEKSSKLQHENIVNTIGFYADKKSSIMEFIQGQNLRRYILSKGGRLRTDSVISLIESLSNTLSLAHKDGYLHLDLKPENIFIETNGIIKLSDFAFVPRPFFSGSLTGADESFYPPSPYSSPEELADEPVGKASDVFSLAVLIYEALTGFLPFNVNPAQLTWQALISAETRPFPNDNSAFSKATQTTLARALHRDINQRCDSIEEFRSDLIAALQGAKMAALVSVPNVPAPGTPTIRENARPEQRIKLISVFGERGEDAGQFLELSGIATGPGQIIAGDVLSRRVSVFSKNGKWLFNLKSRPENTGKKPTVTATGGLFSSPAYVCADDSGIIYATDSSDHYIRLYDRQGFFIKDVLNHPGKDGGLQGIACDLKGHLYVCDVDNNAVQVLSSATGNWMRSIGSRGSGPGQMQYPAGLTLDKKGNVYVVDYSLSRVSVFSNDGRPLTTLGKKGSGPGEFNVPRDVAIDRHGNIFVCDSLNHRIQVFASDGRFLYSFGGSGREQGHFLGPSSLAIDPEKQIMYVADRGNNRIQIFELPRE, from the coding sequence ATGTATAGTTCGCTGCCTACCTTATCCCATGTGCGTCAATTAGGCACTGGCCCTTATTCAAAAGTATTTTTAGCAAAAGACGAATCAGGCAAAAATCAATTTGCCTTGAAATATTTGACCGTAGAAAACTTTCCAGAAGACATGCAAGCTTTGATTGCTCACCACTTTGAGCAGAGAATAGAGAAGTCCAGCAAGCTCCAGCACGAAAACATCGTAAACACAATTGGTTTTTACGCTGACAAAAAAAGCAGCATTATGGAGTTCATACAAGGACAAAACTTGCGGCGCTACATTCTTTCAAAAGGTGGGCGCTTGCGCACTGATTCTGTTATATCGCTTATCGAATCGCTGAGTAATACTCTGAGCCTCGCTCACAAAGACGGCTATCTCCACCTTGATCTCAAGCCGGAAAACATCTTTATCGAGACAAACGGCATAATAAAATTATCCGACTTTGCCTTTGTTCCAAGACCCTTTTTCTCAGGTAGCCTGACAGGAGCCGACGAATCGTTCTATCCTCCCAGCCCATATAGCTCACCGGAGGAACTAGCCGATGAACCAGTGGGTAAAGCAAGTGATGTTTTTTCACTCGCTGTTCTTATCTATGAGGCACTAACCGGCTTTTTGCCATTCAATGTCAATCCGGCACAGTTAACATGGCAAGCATTGATTTCCGCTGAAACAAGACCTTTTCCTAACGACAACAGTGCATTCAGCAAAGCTACTCAAACGACACTTGCACGTGCTCTTCACCGCGACATCAACCAACGATGCGATTCGATTGAAGAATTTAGAAGCGATCTTATAGCCGCCCTACAAGGGGCCAAAATGGCGGCACTTGTTTCAGTGCCGAATGTTCCTGCACCAGGAACTCCTACAATAAGAGAAAACGCACGTCCGGAACAACGGATCAAACTCATTTCCGTTTTCGGCGAACGCGGCGAAGACGCCGGACAGTTTCTAGAGTTGAGTGGTATTGCCACCGGACCAGGTCAAATCATTGCCGGCGATGTACTTTCCCGACGCGTCAGCGTGTTTTCGAAGAACGGCAAATGGCTATTTAACTTAAAGAGCCGTCCTGAAAACACCGGTAAAAAGCCTACTGTTACCGCCACCGGTGGATTATTCAGTAGTCCGGCATATGTTTGTGCCGATGACAGCGGGATTATTTACGCAACCGACTCGAGCGACCACTACATTCGTCTATATGATCGTCAAGGCTTCTTTATCAAAGATGTGCTTAACCACCCGGGTAAAGATGGTGGATTGCAGGGAATTGCTTGTGATCTGAAAGGTCATCTATACGTTTGCGATGTAGATAATAATGCAGTGCAAGTACTTAGTTCGGCGACAGGCAATTGGATGCGCAGCATCGGCAGTCGCGGTAGCGGCCCGGGACAAATGCAGTATCCGGCAGGACTTACTCTAGACAAGAAAGGCAACGTCTATGTTGTCGATTATTCCTTATCCAGAGTATCCGTCTTCAGCAATGATGGACGACCATTAACGACGCTAGGGAAAAAGGGCAGTGGTCCAGGGGAATTTAATGTACCTCGAGACGTTGCCATTGATCGCCACGGCAATATATTTGTTTGTGATTCGCTTAATCACCGCATTCAAGTCTTTGCATCAGATGGTCGCTTCCTGTATTCTTTTGGTGGATCAGGTCGGGAGCAAGGACACTTTTTAGGTCCAAGCAGCTTGGCTATTGATCCTGAAAAACAGATCATGTACGTAGCTGACCGCGGCAACAACAGAATTCAAATATTTGAATTGCCACGCGAGTAA
- a CDS encoding Maf family protein, producing MPHLVLASASPRRLDLLNGLKLDFEVIASNVDETIHDGAHPRQTVLELAERKARFVADNIKNHNDSCVVLGADTIVVIDKEILGKPDNEEHAREMLAKLSGREHEVYTGVALVCLPSNRVLSDAVKSKVRFKQLDKREIDALIASGETMDKAGAYALQGMAAAFVEKIDGCVTNIIGLPLTTTTNLLRQAGIPVFDLT from the coding sequence ATGCCGCATCTAGTTCTCGCCTCAGCATCGCCAAGACGATTAGACCTGCTCAACGGTCTGAAATTGGATTTTGAAGTAATCGCCAGCAACGTCGATGAGACCATACACGACGGTGCCCATCCGCGGCAAACCGTTTTGGAATTGGCGGAAAGAAAAGCACGATTTGTAGCCGACAATATTAAAAACCACAACGACAGCTGTGTTGTTCTGGGAGCAGACACGATTGTTGTAATTGACAAAGAAATTCTGGGCAAACCGGACAACGAAGAACATGCGCGAGAAATGCTTGCCAAATTGTCTGGTAGAGAACATGAAGTTTATACAGGAGTAGCTCTTGTATGCTTACCGTCAAACAGAGTTTTAAGCGATGCGGTCAAATCTAAAGTTCGATTCAAGCAATTGGACAAAAGAGAAATCGACGCGCTGATTGCCAGTGGCGAAACCATGGATAAAGCAGGAGCCTACGCGCTGCAAGGCATGGCTGCTGCTTTTGTGGAAAAGATTGACGGCTGCGTTACCAATATAATCGGTCTTCCTTTAACGACGACGACCAATCTTTTGAGGCAAGCGGGAATCCCCGTTTTTGATTTGACGTGA
- a CDS encoding ARC6/PARC6 family protein translates to MKTSKSSTETWKAAVKRVKFYSDKFRTSSMLIRIWSLSTALVVVSGILTGIATPVAFADDSEESMESIWADESQHNKPAAPKKDLKSAPVAPSTAEPENKPAVKENVQAIEPTNPPAIFVPAIPEQKEDQPSVKETAETAPVPSAAPQQNAPQQNAQPTIQGDLTEPAKPAPSATAPLSKLDEFTGSHFIKQGGWPGVGPFHRQAGADDVFVDEAGNNLDLHLAGGRIAQATFNLVNKGATYDDFLDLQVASEFLLEGLNVKPKTILEFNQQLEDAKDGLLNQSNTSPITINAGRYITTVNKQGTGDGKFSYVISVVSKDASPDVLKEHSKEAKEQPGRFSFLNKGNKSTDFIIRQNQEKTASPSNNELTETFSKTIQSWQDIKKIAVRQRKTEELSQVLHGNALIRQTDAIKWLSVNHKYYDMNPKGATIDHFSELVPGQKYAVFVEIKEISKLMDDATGQVIKEQDDNYKVNYTLEKKDGQWFITDSKIVDKSSTPSASHPQGKSSR, encoded by the coding sequence ATGAAAACAAGCAAAAGCTCGACAGAGACTTGGAAAGCAGCAGTCAAACGTGTTAAATTCTACTCTGACAAGTTTAGGACTTCATCAATGCTCATACGGATTTGGTCATTATCGACTGCCCTCGTTGTTGTCTCCGGCATTCTTACCGGCATAGCAACTCCTGTCGCCTTTGCCGACGACAGTGAAGAGTCGATGGAGAGTATTTGGGCTGATGAATCGCAGCACAACAAACCAGCTGCGCCGAAGAAAGATTTAAAAAGTGCACCAGTAGCGCCGTCCACAGCCGAACCAGAAAACAAACCGGCCGTAAAAGAAAATGTTCAAGCGATTGAACCAACAAACCCTCCGGCAATATTTGTACCGGCCATTCCGGAACAGAAAGAAGATCAACCCTCTGTAAAAGAAACGGCCGAGACTGCACCTGTACCGAGTGCGGCACCACAGCAAAATGCACCACAGCAAAATGCACAACCGACTATTCAAGGCGATCTTACCGAACCTGCAAAGCCTGCACCATCAGCAACAGCACCGCTGTCAAAACTTGACGAATTCACAGGTAGCCATTTCATCAAACAAGGTGGCTGGCCAGGCGTGGGTCCGTTTCACAGACAAGCCGGCGCTGATGATGTTTTCGTAGACGAAGCAGGCAATAATTTAGACTTGCATTTAGCCGGAGGGCGCATTGCTCAAGCAACTTTCAATTTGGTCAACAAAGGTGCTACCTATGATGACTTCTTGGATTTGCAAGTCGCTTCAGAATTTTTGCTTGAAGGTCTCAATGTAAAACCAAAAACGATTTTGGAATTCAACCAACAATTAGAAGATGCCAAAGACGGTTTGCTCAACCAATCCAATACAAGTCCAATTACAATCAATGCCGGACGCTACATCACCACTGTAAATAAACAGGGTACAGGTGACGGCAAATTTTCATATGTCATAAGCGTCGTCTCCAAAGATGCCAGTCCGGATGTGTTGAAAGAGCACTCCAAAGAAGCCAAAGAACAACCGGGTCGTTTCAGCTTCTTGAATAAGGGAAACAAATCAACCGACTTTATCATCAGACAAAACCAGGAGAAAACAGCGTCTCCATCAAATAACGAGCTGACGGAAACATTTTCCAAAACAATTCAATCGTGGCAAGACATCAAAAAAATTGCCGTGCGCCAGCGCAAAACTGAGGAGTTGTCTCAAGTACTTCACGGCAATGCCTTGATTCGTCAGACAGACGCTATTAAGTGGCTGTCTGTGAATCACAAGTATTACGATATGAATCCCAAGGGCGCAACTATTGACCATTTCAGTGAACTAGTTCCCGGACAAAAATATGCCGTGTTTGTTGAAATAAAAGAAATCAGCAAATTGATGGATGATGCTACAGGGCAAGTAATAAAGGAACAAGACGACAACTACAAGGTCAATTACACGCTCGAGAAAAAAGACGGGCAGTGGTTCATAACAGACTCTAAAATAGTGGACAAGTCCAGCACACCATCGGCATCCCATCCTCAGGGCAAGTCCAGCAGATAA
- a CDS encoding M23 family metallopeptidase has protein sequence MKSKSRLVCLLKPLIALSAVLVFCQLSSSSATNTSDPTPRLNEAQMDKAWIGPIVDGENRTVRPEAMIKVDDSLYFLDPDSIYQVSISSLHRSDKIVVNRFTPAGNRIEWLPIAEFNNFVYYPPRKSLVILDKSGDLFEFTLPDKRWHVFRAFKSIGSKPDPDYVDLACNGTNICLLDPERNQIWLSKPGNAPMQTSFHEVLPWRVQPGDVFVGDGIAMSIVDYPYVLKYNGNIVRYSGSKDNPEQKLIWKGIKKMRPSRMTMSNESPIYIVERENNRVLAVDKETGNTKQFTFPGKSDLRGVLAQSYGFWIIDGDKLIYRSLKAGAKPSSLFNPKRIDPRLDGLQLPIAGVRLPRHAGVFPGARRLYRFGVHKGVDFFSETGCSTHVVYGTKVMAADGGKVTRADAHFHDMSPAKYLKVEQECHKTHQSSEVNEDLFRGCQVWIDHGDGLLTRYAHLSKIRDGLKSNDFAEAGTLLGYVGVSGTGENPSGKLIHPHLHFEVWLDGKYLGWGLNPAETRGVYEDIFGVGCKR, from the coding sequence ATGAAATCTAAGTCGCGTTTAGTTTGTCTGTTAAAACCCCTTATTGCACTAAGCGCTGTTCTCGTATTTTGCCAATTGTCTTCAAGTTCGGCGACTAACACTAGCGATCCAACTCCACGCTTGAATGAAGCACAGATGGATAAGGCTTGGATAGGACCCATTGTTGATGGTGAAAACAGAACCGTTCGCCCAGAAGCAATGATCAAGGTGGATGACTCGCTGTATTTTCTTGATCCTGACTCAATCTATCAAGTAAGCATAAGCAGCCTCCATCGATCAGACAAAATTGTAGTTAACAGATTCACGCCGGCAGGCAATCGCATTGAATGGCTTCCTATTGCCGAATTCAATAATTTCGTCTATTACCCACCCCGCAAGAGCCTTGTCATTCTAGATAAATCAGGCGACTTATTTGAATTTACACTTCCTGATAAGAGGTGGCATGTTTTCCGCGCCTTTAAATCTATAGGCAGCAAACCGGATCCAGACTATGTCGACTTAGCTTGCAACGGCACAAACATTTGCTTACTTGATCCGGAGCGCAATCAAATTTGGCTGAGCAAACCAGGCAATGCACCGATGCAAACAAGCTTCCATGAAGTTTTGCCCTGGCGCGTTCAACCTGGAGACGTTTTTGTTGGCGATGGCATTGCCATGTCGATTGTTGATTATCCTTATGTGTTGAAATACAACGGCAACATCGTCAGATACTCCGGTAGCAAGGACAATCCGGAACAAAAGCTCATTTGGAAAGGCATTAAGAAAATGCGCCCGTCGCGCATGACTATGTCCAACGAGTCGCCTATCTACATTGTTGAACGAGAAAACAACCGAGTGCTTGCCGTAGATAAGGAAACGGGCAATACCAAGCAGTTTACTTTCCCAGGCAAATCGGATTTACGTGGCGTACTTGCTCAATCATATGGATTTTGGATAATCGATGGCGACAAACTTATTTACCGCAGCTTAAAAGCAGGCGCAAAACCCAGCAGTCTCTTCAACCCCAAACGCATTGATCCTCGTCTGGACGGATTGCAATTACCTATTGCCGGGGTACGCCTACCCAGACATGCCGGAGTATTTCCCGGCGCGCGCAGACTTTATAGATTCGGGGTTCACAAGGGAGTCGACTTCTTTAGCGAAACAGGCTGCTCCACACATGTTGTCTATGGCACAAAAGTCATGGCGGCCGACGGTGGCAAGGTAACGCGTGCCGACGCGCACTTCCACGATATGTCGCCGGCTAAGTATTTAAAAGTCGAACAAGAGTGCCACAAGACACACCAGAGCTCAGAAGTGAATGAAGATCTTTTCCGAGGCTGCCAAGTTTGGATAGATCATGGCGACGGACTTCTGACACGATACGCACATTTGAGTAAAATTAGGGACGGTCTGAAATCAAATGATTTCGCGGAAGCAGGAACATTACTTGGCTACGTAGGAGTATCGGGAACGGGTGAAAATCCAAGCGGCAAACTTATTCATCCTCACCTACACTTTGAAGTTTGGCTAGACGGTAAATATTTGGGTTGGGGTCTCAATCCAGCGGAAACACGGGGAGTTTACGAGGACATATTTGGAGTCGGCTGCAAGCGCTAG